One genomic segment of candidate division KSB1 bacterium includes these proteins:
- a CDS encoding DJ-1/PfpI family protein: MSKNGRAILFVLPSHAFRQEEYETARAALEQRGLKVVVASTVPDGVTGSRGETVATDLLIDQVNPEDYAGVVLIGGHGASQYWYDYKVHEILRAHARAGKPIAAIDRATVALGAAGLLKGKKVTGHISVFEKLANFGADYTGSKVERDGNLLTAEGASAVSLFAGELAKTFSGN, from the coding sequence CGTCCCATGCTTTTCGCCAGGAAGAATACGAAACGGCGCGCGCCGCTTTGGAACAGCGCGGTCTGAAAGTGGTGGTGGCCTCCACCGTGCCCGATGGTGTGACTGGCAGCCGCGGAGAAACCGTCGCCACGGACCTGCTGATCGACCAGGTCAATCCCGAGGACTATGCCGGTGTGGTGTTGATCGGCGGCCACGGCGCCAGCCAGTACTGGTATGATTACAAAGTCCACGAGATTTTGCGCGCCCACGCGCGCGCGGGCAAACCCATCGCTGCGATTGACCGCGCCACCGTGGCGCTGGGCGCGGCCGGTCTGTTGAAAGGCAAAAAAGTCACCGGTCACATCTCCGTATTCGAAAAACTCGCGAACTTCGGTGCGGATTACACCGGCAGCAAGGTCGAACGCGACGGCAATCTCCTGACCGCCGAAGGCGCCTCTGCGGTTTCGCTGTTTGCCGGGGAACTGGCGAAGACTTTTTCCGGGAATTAG